Below is a genomic region from Cynocephalus volans isolate mCynVol1 chromosome 14, mCynVol1.pri, whole genome shotgun sequence.
TTGAGAACTATTGCTCTAGTCAGGGACTATAGGCCTTTATTATAgaataaagctaaaaaataatttccaacgGCTAATTTCAAGCCCTAGGTCTCAAGAAGGTTCTGTATAGTTGAGGTCTTACCTACAAGTAACTGGGATATTATCATATCTGAATGACTGCCATATGTAAAACTAAAAAGGAGATGGAGAGTCTAATCTTGCCtgttatttgccttttctgggGGTTACTAACTCCCATTTAATCTAAGAGTttgaagggctggcctgtggctcacttgggagagtgtgatgctgataacaccaaggccacaggtttggatccctatacagggatggctggttagctcatttgggagagagtggtgctgacaacaccaagtcaagggttaagatccctttaccagtcatcttaaaaaaaaaaaaaaaaatctgagagttTGATATATGAAAAGTTAATACatattccaaaaggaaaaaaaaaaatctctaagagAAATCTTATATTTTTACTTACCACCATTCCAATATTGTTCTGTTGCCCACTAGTTGCCATCTCCACACATTCATCTATCACAAGATTCATAAAGGGATCAAATCCCCGCAATATTCCTTGGACATGTCTGCCACCATTTAATTTCActataaaaagggaaaagaagttTTAGTAAAACTGTCCATTAGCTATCAATCATTCACTAAAAGTTAGGTGGGATAAAATACAGGTATCTGAGATATTTGACCCACTGTCTTTACTATATGCCACGCACTGggctaaacattttacattttcttccacattttaatttataagtaTCCTATAATGTAGTAGTATACTTACtttacatgaggaaactgaagcttagagctTTTAAGTTAACAGGGTTCAAGGTAACACAGCTACTGTAtggtagagctgagattcaaactgAAGGTGGCTTACCTTTAAAGCCAATGGTTGATAAATTTTCAAGTATCACAACATAGGAAACTCCTGTTAATTTTGTCAAAGTGAGGGAGGACTTATTTTTAGAAAGTTGCTCCAAACATTACGTACTGCCGAGACACATGTATGTAAAAAGCaactgaataattaaaaaaaaaaaaacaaacgaaaCCGAGACAAAACAACAAACTTACATGATAACTTCTTGTCCATAAATCTGAAAAAGCAAAAGAGTAAAGATCACATAActgatttaaaagttttaatcatAAACAAGCACAGAAGTAGGTATAGTTAGAACAATTTGCTAAAATCTATACAATAGgaataatgaaatttatttattttttatttttatttttttaaaaaaagatgactggtaaggggatcttaacccttgacttggtattgtcagcaccacgctctcctgagtgagtcacaggccggaccaataataaaatttcaaacagtaaaaaCCTTGTATTTCTGTAAATGGTAAGGGAGAAACAGGTTACCTAAGTTAGACATTACACAAAGCAATGTAATTTGGGAAGGGGCAAGAtcagataataaaaatgaaatacattaatCTACATTaaattgagtctttttttttttttttgtccttttttgtgaccgcgctcagcgaaccggccatccctatataggatctgaacccacgatgggagcgctgctgcgctcccagcgccgcactctcccgagtgagccaccgggtcgGCCCTAAATTGAGTCTTTATACTAATATGAATTACAAAAACATTCTTGTTGTTCAATACAATGTTGTTTCATTCACCTAATTTTCAACAACAGGCTATATTTGGTTATTTCCAAAACTAAACAATCTAAGTTGTAAAGGTAGCAAACAGAAATCAAACCATATCCAATTcaacaggtattttattttatatctgaaTAAGTAgtattgttttaatattaaagTGTCAAACTTAAATGTTTAGGATAGTTCTAGACacatattttagtaaaataaatgcatattttgaaaCTTTAAAGAATTTGAATTAAACAAGAAAATCCCATTTCGGCAGGATAATATGAGAATATTAAGCCATGCAgtcaaattagtttttttttttttgtctcgttttgtgaccggccgcactgcgctcagccagtgagcgcacagtcCATCCTATattgagcgcacaggccatccctatataggatctgaacccgccgcgggagcgctgctgcgttcccagcgcctcactctcccgagtgcgccacggggtcggcccaaattAGTTTTGATCTCTTCCAGTTACAggccagaaaattaaaatttcattcaagGGCCTGCcggtggctcacgtgggagagtgtggtgctgataacaccaaggccacgggttcagatccctatatagggatggatggccggttagctcacttgggagagcatggtgccgacaacaccaagtcaagagttaagatccccttactggtcatctttaaaaaaaaaaaaaaagtccactcAAATTTTAATGTATAGGATATCATGGGAGAATTCAAAGACAAATAAGACATTGGGCCTGATTGAAGGTTGGAGTAGacacatttacaaataaaatatatatgtaatatgatAAATAAAACCATATATTT
It encodes:
- the SNRPG gene encoding small nuclear ribonucleoprotein G isoform X1, producing the protein MSKAHPPELKKFMDKKLSLKLNGGRHVQGILRGFDPFMNLVIDECVEMATSGQQNNIGMVVIRGNSIIMLEALERV
- the SNRPG gene encoding small nuclear ribonucleoprotein G isoform X3, whose translation is MKLNGGRHVQGILRGFDPFMNLVIDECVEMATSGQQNNIGMVVIRGNSIIMLEALERV
- the SNRPG gene encoding small nuclear ribonucleoprotein G isoform X2, which codes for MSKAHPPELKKFMDKKLSLKLNGGRHVQGILRGFDPFMNLVIDECVEMATSGQQNNIGMVIYFSLF